GTCTTCGGCTTGTAGCCGCAATGATTGGCAAAACCGCAATGTATGTGCAGACAGATATTCCTACCATCTGTAAAAGGCCTGTGAACAAAAAAGCAAGGCTCAGTCCTGAAATACCGGACAGCAATCCGACAGCGAGTATTACTGCATAACTGTATAACCCGAACAACACACTCAAAATTCCCATTGCCAGCAGTTTTCCAAATAACAAACATTGTAAAACGCTATCTTGGGTGTCTCTCATGATGATTTATGGCTTTATTATAAATAATATGCTAAAATTTATAATATATACTCATATTCTATGCGGGGTTTAGCGTTTCGCAAACGCCCATTAACCTTAAAGATAGAAAGGAAACAGTATGATGTCGATCGAAATTTATTACTTCAGCGGAACAGGTAACTCCCTGTTTATTGCAAAAGAACTAAAAAAGCGGCTTCCGGATTGCAGCCTTGTTCCTATCGTGCATGTTCTTAGAAATGGTAACCTCGAAACGACTGCCGATGTGATTGGCATCGTCTTCCCGATTTATGCCACGACCTATCCCGATGAGATTCGACAATTTATTGAATTGCTTAATTGTAATAAGGACACCTATATTTTTGCTGTTTCAAGCCGTAAATGCCGTCCGCGCGTGTTTACGGCGCTTGGAGAAATGCTGGCCCGAAAGGGCGGCACACTTTCCGCAGCGCGCTCTATTTCGATGCCGCAGAATTATATCCCCATTTTTACGGTCGAAACACCGGACGATATTAAAAGACAGGATGAAGCGCTTTTTCAAACATTGGACGTATTTGCGCAAACCATCCTCGAGCGGCGGATTTCCATCGAGCAGGCCCAAAAGCTTCCGCTCCACGTTGCGATATTATATTCGCTCGTTCGGCTTTCCTCTTTTCTGAACAGAAAAACGCGTTACTTTAATTTGGAAAACAGATTTTATGCAGATGACAAATGTATCGGCTGCGGTCTTTGCGAGAAAATATGTTTAGCCGAGCGTATCCGGCTGGACGACGGGCGACCCGGCTGGGATGCCCACATCCCTTGCCGGCTATGCCTGGCCTGCATACACTTTTGTCCGGCCGAAGCGATTCAGATCAAGGGAACGAAGACAGAAAAAAACGGACGGTATCATCATCTGGGAATTACTGCGGAAGATATTTCACATCAGAAATAAGTTCTTTATCCCAAGTGGCTAAGAACACGGCCATCAATAAATGCGTTTAAACCATATATAAAAAAAATGCCGGACGCGAAGGCCACAATTGGCAATCGCGCCCGGTATTTCTATATCTATTGTTATCTTTCTTCGTCCGTAAAATCAAAGCTCTGTACCGATGCTCGATATGTAAATGCAAATAAGGTTTGTTTTCTCAACAGGAAAGCGTTCCATCCTCTTCTAATTTCACTTCCTGTTGTTATTTTGCAATATACCTTACTTTTATTGATATGACAAACAAAACGTTCCCCCCATGCCATCCGTGATGATTGCAATAACCTAGCAGTTTATTGCATGTAAGATTATTTTTTTTGCCTTTTCAACCAAATCAAAGTCGCCATCCTGCATTATCCATTGTAATGTAAGACCATTTGAAATACTCATTAATGTGGTATACAAATCGTCTACAGACTTACATTCAGGAAATTCTTGATTATTAATTCCCTTTCTAATTAAATCAATAATTAAATTTTTAAAATAAACATTATCAGGAATAACAGGAGCATTTTTATCGTAAAGATATTCCCGGTAAATTTCACGCGTTATGGAAACACCGGCATCCATTGCGGCTTGAAAATATAACCGCATAATGATCCATAGTTGTTCTTCGACAGAGTTTTGGGCTATAACCAGCTTAAGGATTTCTTCAGTACCATAATGAACTTTATCAAAGTAGTGGATAATCAAATCGTGTTTAGATTGATAGTGATAGTAAAATGTAGTTTTTGATATATTACATGCTTTACAAATATTCATGATCGAAACATTATTATAACCATATTCTTTGAAAAGTTGGGTGGCTTTTTCCCAAATTTGCAATTTCATGGAATCCGACATAGTAGCCTCCGTATTAGTGATTGTTTAATTATACTGTAATAACGTTTAAATTCAAAGTTTTTATTTGATTGCTAAATACTTGACAAATTATATTACTGTGGTAATATAATTTGTATTAAATATAGTACTGCGGTAATATAAAATTAAAAAGTAAAAGGAGAATTTTTGTGGAAAAATTTAAAAAAGCCTTAAGCCCAATTACAATCAATAAGACAGAATTTAAAAACCGTTTGTGGATTCCCCCTATGGGAACAAGTGCTGTAAAACCTGATGGTACACCAACTGACGAAATGGTGGCATACTTTAATAATATGGCCAAAGGTGGTGCCGGTGCTGTTGTGATTGAAGTTGCCGATGTTGATGAACATCGCCGTTATAATAGCACGGTGATTGGTTTGTTTGATGACAAATTTGTGCCTAAATACAAAGAAATAATTGATGCTATTCATGACGGTGGTTCGAAAGCAATCAGTCAACTACTGCATGCAGGTCCAATTCCACTTATTAAGAATGATCCAACCCAGTATGGCCCGCTTTGCGCATCTTCTGTTCCTCATATCTATAACCTGAATGCCATTCCGCAGGTCATTACAAAAGAACAAATGGCAGAAATCAAACAAATGTACATCGATGCGGCTCTCCGCGTAGTAAAAGCAGGTGCTGATGGTATCGAAATTCATTGTGCACATAACCACGGATTGCTTGGTACCTTTGTTTCTTCAATTCACAACAAGAGAACAGATGAATATGGCGGAAATCTTTCTTGCAGAATGAAATACCCTCTTGAAATCGTTGAAGCGATCAGAACAGCAGTAGGTCCTGATATGGTTCTTGGCGTTCGTATTTCCGATTCTTATGATGAAGTTGATGGACTTACCTTGGAAGATTCCTGCCGAATGTCAAGAATGTTTGAAAAAGCCGGTATTAACTATATTCACGCATCTCATGGTTCATTGATTTCAATTGCAAACATTCAACCACCACACGGCTCCCCACAGGGAATTTTTGCCAATAGAGCGAAAGTAATTAAGGAAGCTGTTAATATTCCTGTTGGTACGATCGGTCGAATTACTGACCCGGAGATTGCTGAAGAATTGCTTGAAACTGATGTAGCCGATATTATTTTTATGGGTCGTGCTCTTATTGCCGACCCAGAACTCCCAAACAAAATTAAAGAAGGCCGCGAAGCCGATATTCGACCATGTATAGGTTGCAATGAATGTGTAACATCAGCAATGTATGGTAATGGCTTCTACTGTGCAATGAACACTTTATCCGGACACGAATTAGAGGGTGGAGTCGTTTATGATGAAAACAATAAAGGTAAAAAAGTTTTAGTGATTGGCGGTGGCCCGGGTGGTTTGGAAGCTGCAGGTCAGGCTGCAATTGCAAGCTACGATGTAACCCTTGTTGAAAAAGCAAATTATTTAGGCGGCCAGTTTGAATTAGCAGCATATCCACCAACAAAGCAGGAATTTGCTTGCGGGGTTAAATATCTTATTAATCAGGTTGAAAAACATGGTGTCGATATCAGACTTAACACCGAAGCAACCAAAGAGTATGTTGTTGATATGAAACCAGATGCTGTTATTGTTGCAACAGGTGGTCAACCTATCGAAGCGAAATGGATAACCGAAAGTGGTCATCCTAATGTTATCGGTGCCTGGGATGCAATCAGAGGCAACGCCAATATTGGCATTAATATCGTCGTTATTGGCGGTGGTCTGGTTGGCTGTGAATGTGCCGATATGATTGCTGCTCCGCGTTATTATAGAAAACAGTATGCAAGAAAAGTTACTGTCATTGAAATGAAAGATTATGTCATGATCGATGATTATACGCCACAACGTGACCAGTTGATGACTAGATTGATGGATAAAAATGTTGATATCCTGGAAGGTGCCGCAGTAAAAGAAATTTCTGCTGATTCTATTACTTATGTTAAGGATGGCGAAACAAAAACAATCAAACATGTTGACACAATTATTTCAGCAGTTGGTACTCAATCTGTAAATGGTCTTACGGAAGAACTTAAAGTTTTGGATATTCCTGTTATTACAATAGGTGATGCCGTAGCACCGAGAAAGATTCATTTAGCAACTCGTGAAGCCGCTGAAGCAATTAAAAAACTTAAAATCTAAATACTTATAAATAACCCGCCCTCCGTTTGTAGTATCTTCTTAGGTAATTGCGAAAATGCCGTGAGCTTTAGGCCCAGTTTCTCACGAAACAATTTCTACACTGTACAGCGGACAGTTCGATGAACTGTTCGCCTACACGTTACAAAATTGTTTGTGGAAACTGCACCCAAAGCAACCGTTGTTCGATGTTTTTTACTTTCGCAATTACCTATAGTATCTTCTTTGATGCTCCCTTTTTCGGCGCATTATCTTGTTAATTAGCAAATTATAAGTGTCAAAACAGTCCTGATTTAGTCAAATTATTCTGGATGAATCGGTCTTATCAACTATGATATAATGATTAAACATTAATCACGATAAGGAAGCAAAAACCATGGTTCATCTGGAACACTTTTCTGGCCATCCGTTAGATTACATCACAGAATTTCACATATCTGAAAAAATCCGCATTGACAGCTGCCCTCATTGTTATTCGCGCCGGCGGCTCCATCTTCATGGTGTCTATCACCGGCACATCATCTGGTATGATGATGTCTTTTCCATTCCGGTACAGCGCCATTACTGCATTCATTGCGGCAAAACGGTCAGTATCCTGCCTTCCTTTTGCCATCCCGGCTTTCAACTGGCCCTTCCTTTTCTATTGGAACTGCTTTGGGCCTTCTTTAACAGAATTCCTTCAGCCAATACTTTAGCGCCTCAGCATCGGCACTTTATCACCCGACGTTTTCTACTTTGTATGAATCGGCTGATTGAGTATTTTCGCATCTGCCATGATCCGTTACTCGTCTTTCCTGATTTTTGGCATAAAAAAGCCATAAAGCTTCTTGAAATGGTCTACTCGGTGGGGAAGCCCCACATCTTCGGCAAAAGATATCACGATCATTTTAAGAAAGGATTTATGGCACATTAATTGTACCATCCTTCCGCATTTTTTTGAAGTCCTGTTTATCCCACACAGCGTTTGCTTTGCCTTTTATCGATTGATCCGTTATGCTCTACTTACCTGGTTTTATGGATCCTTAAAACCTCATATTTTTAAAATCGGAGGTTTTTACAATGACTGAAAAAGACAAAGAACTGATTGCTTTATTTCGCTATGGCCTGATTGCACCGTTACTCACGGATACCGTCTCATCGCACACGGCTTATCTGGATGAGATCAGTGCAAAAACCCATGATGTTCCCCATTATGGCATCCGCACTTACAACCGCAAAACCCTGCTGGAATGGCACCGGCTCTATCGGCGCCATGGTTTTGATGCGCTCAAGCCGAAGGTTCGGACAGACAAAGGGTCGTCCCGGGCTTTACCGGCGGAATCAGTGAAGCTGTTGCTTAAGCTGAGAAATGAGAACATCCATTTATCCGTAAAGTTGTTCCAGGAATGGCTCATTTACGAAGGTCACTTCACCAGCTCCGACTGTTCCTATTCGACGGTGTATCGGCTGCTCAAAAAACATCAGCTGTTAAAGCCATCGGCGATCGATACGTCGGACCGCCGCCGGTTTGCTCATATTGACATCAACACCCTGTGGCAGACCGATGTCTCCCACGGCCCGTATCTGTCCCTTAACGGCAAAAAGCGCAAAACTTATCTGATTGCTTTTATCGATGACGCTTCCCGGCGGATTACCGGGGCTCAGTTCATGCTGGCTGAAAAGAATGAAGATCTCCTTCATGTCCTTAAATCTGCTTTACTTACCTGCGGTAAGCCCACCATGCTTTATGCGGATAATGGCAAGATTTTCCGTTCCCACCAACTCAATACTTCCTGTGCCACCCTGGGGATAGCGCTGGTCAATACCAAGCCTTATGATCCAAAAAGCAAGGGCAAAATTGAGCGCTTTTTCAAAACGGTCCGCAGCCGTTTCTATCCACTTTTGACGGATGCTGACTTAATGGATCTTGATGTCCTTAACCAACGCTTTGAGGCCTGGCTGGCTCGGGACTATCATCACAAGGTTCATTCGTCCATCAATGAAGCACCGATGGTCTTCTATATGCGGGGGAGTGACCGGATTAAGCATTTTTCGGATCCCCGGATCATTGATGAAGCCTTTCTGATCCGGGTGACCCGGAAGGTCAAGTCGGATGCCACCATCTCGCTGCACAACGCCCTTTTCGAAGCGTCGCCGATGTTTATTGGTAAGAGCGTGGATATCCGTTACCCCAATGAATCCCCGGATAAAATCTATATCTATGAAAACAGTGTCCGGATTTATACCTGTAATAAAGTCATTATGAAGGACAATGCGGTTGCCAAACGCAATAACAATCCCATCAGCTACAGTTCCTTAGGCGGTGTGCCGCATGTATAAATCATTTTTCGGATTCCAGCAGGCACCCTTTGACAAGGGGATTGATTCAGCGATGCTCTTTCAGTCGGAAGCTTACAAGGAAGTGCTGGCCCGCCTGGATTATCTCAAAACGACCCGTGGGTTTGGTCTGATTACCGGGGACCCCGGGGTTGGTAAAACATCAACGCTTCGGGTCTTTGCGGACACCCTGAATCCGTCCTTATATAAGGTCATGTATTTCCCGATGTCTTCCGGCACAACCATGGATTTTTACCGGGGGCTGGCGTTTTCGCTGGGGGAACAACCCCGATTCCGCAAAGTGGAGCTGTTCTTTCAGATTCAGAACGCCATTACCGATCTTTATGATAAGCGCCGCATCACCCCGGTCTTTATCCTGGATGAGATGCAGTCGGCTTCCGCTCAGTTTCTTCACGATCTGAGCATCATTTTTAACTTTGATATGGATAAACGCAATCCTTTTATTCTGATTCTTACTGGTTTACCGACTTTGGCCAACCGTCTGGCCTTAAACCAGAACCGGTCGCTTGATCAGCGACTGGTGACCCGCTTTCATTTTTCGCCATTGACCCCGGATGAGGTCAGGGACTACATCAAACACCGGTTTAAGCATGCTGGTGTTTCACGGAATCTGATCAACGAGAACGCTTATGAGGCCATTTCGTCTTCAACGGGTGGTTACCCACGATTAGTTGGTAATCTGGTGACTCAATGTCTGATTCTTGCCTTTCAAAAGCAGCGTGATCTCATCGATGAAGAGATTGTTTTTGCCGCTTCTGCGGAAGCTGGGATTTAGCGCCTGACGGCGTTATTTCCCTTTTTTTCTGGAGAAATAAAGCGTGATTATGTGATTAAAAACTGGAATTATACTTTCAACACGCCATTATTTTCGCATTATTTGGTTCTTTTTCATCC
This is a stretch of genomic DNA from Acetobacterium woodii DSM 1030. It encodes these proteins:
- a CDS encoding ABC transporter permease, which gives rise to MRDTQDSVLQCLLFGKLLAMGILSVLFGLYSYAVILAVGLLSGISGLSLAFLFTGLLQMVGISVCTYIAVLPIIAATSRRPEIFMGGVIVSFLFGYSAMFLRPRQKGR
- a CDS encoding EFR1 family ferrodoxin (N-terminal region resembles flavodoxins. C-terminal ferrodoxin region binds two 4Fe-4S clusters.); protein product: MSIEIYYFSGTGNSLFIAKELKKRLPDCSLVPIVHVLRNGNLETTADVIGIVFPIYATTYPDEIRQFIELLNCNKDTYIFAVSSRKCRPRVFTALGEMLARKGGTLSAARSISMPQNYIPIFTVETPDDIKRQDEALFQTLDVFAQTILERRISIEQAQKLPLHVAILYSLVRLSSFLNRKTRYFNLENRFYADDKCIGCGLCEKICLAERIRLDDGRPGWDAHIPCRLCLACIHFCPAEAIQIKGTKTEKNGRYHHLGITAEDISHQK
- a CDS encoding TetR/AcrR family transcriptional regulator, encoding MSDSMKLQIWEKATQLFKEYGYNNVSIMNICKACNISKTTFYYHYQSKHDLIIHYFDKVHYGTEEILKLVIAQNSVEEQLWIIMRLYFQAAMDAGVSITREIYREYLYDKNAPVIPDNVYFKNLIIDLIRKGINNQEFPECKSVDDLYTTLMSISNGLTLQWIMQDGDFDLVEKAKKIILHAINC
- a CDS encoding oxidoreductase, whose translation is MEKFKKALSPITINKTEFKNRLWIPPMGTSAVKPDGTPTDEMVAYFNNMAKGGAGAVVIEVADVDEHRRYNSTVIGLFDDKFVPKYKEIIDAIHDGGSKAISQLLHAGPIPLIKNDPTQYGPLCASSVPHIYNLNAIPQVITKEQMAEIKQMYIDAALRVVKAGADGIEIHCAHNHGLLGTFVSSIHNKRTDEYGGNLSCRMKYPLEIVEAIRTAVGPDMVLGVRISDSYDEVDGLTLEDSCRMSRMFEKAGINYIHASHGSLISIANIQPPHGSPQGIFANRAKVIKEAVNIPVGTIGRITDPEIAEELLETDVADIIFMGRALIADPELPNKIKEGREADIRPCIGCNECVTSAMYGNGFYCAMNTLSGHELEGGVVYDENNKGKKVLVIGGGPGGLEAAGQAAIASYDVTLVEKANYLGGQFELAAYPPTKQEFACGVKYLINQVEKHGVDIRLNTEATKEYVVDMKPDAVIVATGGQPIEAKWITESGHPNVIGAWDAIRGNANIGINIVVIGGGLVGCECADMIAAPRYYRKQYARKVTVIEMKDYVMIDDYTPQRDQLMTRLMDKNVDILEGAAVKEISADSITYVKDGETKTIKHVDTIISAVGTQSVNGLTEELKVLDIPVITIGDAVAPRKIHLATREAAEAIKKLKI
- a CDS encoding DDE-type integrase/transposase/recombinase, producing MTEKDKELIALFRYGLIAPLLTDTVSSHTAYLDEISAKTHDVPHYGIRTYNRKTLLEWHRLYRRHGFDALKPKVRTDKGSSRALPAESVKLLLKLRNENIHLSVKLFQEWLIYEGHFTSSDCSYSTVYRLLKKHQLLKPSAIDTSDRRRFAHIDINTLWQTDVSHGPYLSLNGKKRKTYLIAFIDDASRRITGAQFMLAEKNEDLLHVLKSALLTCGKPTMLYADNGKIFRSHQLNTSCATLGIALVNTKPYDPKSKGKIERFFKTVRSRFYPLLTDADLMDLDVLNQRFEAWLARDYHHKVHSSINEAPMVFYMRGSDRIKHFSDPRIIDEAFLIRVTRKVKSDATISLHNALFEASPMFIGKSVDIRYPNESPDKIYIYENSVRIYTCNKVIMKDNAVAKRNNNPISYSSLGGVPHV
- a CDS encoding ExeA family protein codes for the protein MYKSFFGFQQAPFDKGIDSAMLFQSEAYKEVLARLDYLKTTRGFGLITGDPGVGKTSTLRVFADTLNPSLYKVMYFPMSSGTTMDFYRGLAFSLGEQPRFRKVELFFQIQNAITDLYDKRRITPVFILDEMQSASAQFLHDLSIIFNFDMDKRNPFILILTGLPTLANRLALNQNRSLDQRLVTRFHFSPLTPDEVRDYIKHRFKHAGVSRNLINENAYEAISSSTGGYPRLVGNLVTQCLILAFQKQRDLIDEEIVFAASAEAGI